One genomic window of Pseudomonas chlororaphis subsp. piscium includes the following:
- a CDS encoding LysR family transcriptional regulator: MDQVKAMKVFVRIYERSSFTLAADDLNLPRATLTHTLNQFEAWLGTRLLERSTRRVRPTLDGEAYYLRCVQLLAELEEAELAFRTVAPKGRLRVDLHGTLAKYFVIPALPEFMARYPEIELSISEADRFVDLIAEGVDCVLRAGTLGDSSLIGRRVASLQQITCASPAYLRKYGEPKSLDELSRHRAVNYVSRTTAKLFPFEFMVDGELREVAIDGALSVFGAEIYAASAVAGLGIIQCPRYRMAQQMSQGLVQEILTDTPPPPMPVSVLYPHNRQMSPRVRVFVDWLAEVFARAV, translated from the coding sequence GTGGATCAAGTCAAAGCGATGAAGGTGTTCGTGCGGATCTACGAGCGCAGCAGCTTCACCCTGGCCGCCGATGACCTGAACCTGCCGCGCGCCACCCTGACCCATACCCTCAACCAGTTCGAAGCCTGGCTCGGCACCCGCCTGCTGGAGCGCAGCACCCGCCGCGTGCGCCCGACCCTCGATGGCGAGGCCTATTACCTGCGCTGCGTACAGTTGCTGGCGGAGTTGGAAGAGGCCGAACTGGCGTTTCGCACGGTGGCGCCGAAAGGGCGCTTGCGGGTCGACCTGCACGGCACCCTGGCCAAGTACTTTGTGATTCCGGCCTTGCCCGAATTCATGGCGCGCTACCCGGAGATCGAGCTGTCCATCAGCGAGGCCGATCGTTTTGTCGACTTGATCGCCGAAGGGGTGGACTGCGTGCTGCGCGCCGGCACCCTGGGGGACTCGTCGCTGATCGGCCGGCGCGTGGCCAGCCTGCAGCAGATCACCTGCGCCAGCCCGGCGTACCTGCGCAAATACGGCGAGCCGAAGAGCCTCGACGAGCTGTCGCGGCACCGTGCGGTGAACTATGTCTCGCGCACCACCGCCAAGCTGTTTCCTTTCGAATTCATGGTCGATGGCGAACTGCGGGAAGTCGCCATCGATGGCGCGCTGTCGGTGTTCGGCGCCGAGATCTACGCCGCCTCAGCCGTGGCTGGGCTGGGCATCATCCAGTGCCCGCGCTACCGCATGGCGCAGCAGATGTCCCAGGGGCTGGTGCAGGAAATCCTCACTGATACGCCACCACCACCCATGCCGGTTTCCGTGCTGTACCCGCACAACCGCCAGATGTCGCCACGGGTGCGGGTGTTCGTCGACTGGCTGGCGGAGGTTTTCGCCAGGGCGGTTTGA
- a CDS encoding type II toxin-antitoxin system HicA family toxin → MRSRELIRMIEEDGWYLIAVKGSHHQYKHLHKPGRVTIPHPDADLPRGTIHSILKQAGLK, encoded by the coding sequence ATGCGCAGTCGGGAACTGATCAGGATGATCGAGGAGGACGGGTGGTATCTGATCGCGGTCAAAGGCAGTCATCACCAGTACAAGCATCTGCACAAGCCGGGGCGGGTCACTATCCCTCACCCGGATGCGGATCTGCCCAGGGGCACGATCCACAGCATCTTGAAACAGGCGGGCCTGAAATGA
- a CDS encoding type II toxin-antitoxin system HicB family antitoxin, producing MKFPVVLHKDADSGYGVIVPDVPGCFSAGHTAAQAFENVKEALSLHYEGLVADGEPLPQVHEVDVHIDNPDYAGGVWGVVEFDITPYFGKAVRFNATLPEQLLERIDQTVKRDQRYRSRSGFLAAAALRELSA from the coding sequence ATGAAATTCCCGGTCGTGCTGCACAAGGATGCCGACTCCGGATATGGAGTGATCGTCCCCGATGTGCCGGGCTGTTTTTCCGCCGGTCATACCGCTGCGCAAGCCTTCGAGAATGTGAAAGAAGCCCTGTCGCTGCACTACGAAGGCCTGGTTGCCGATGGTGAGCCGCTGCCCCAGGTGCATGAGGTCGACGTGCATATCGACAATCCCGACTACGCCGGCGGCGTATGGGGGGTGGTCGAGTTCGATATCACACCGTACTTCGGCAAGGCGGTGCGTTTTAATGCGACGTTGCCGGAGCAACTGTTGGAGCGCATCGACCAGACAGTGAAGCGCGACCAGCGTTACCGTTCGCGCTCGGGTTTTCTCGCGGCAGCGGCACTGCGCGAGCTCTCCGCCTAG
- the mgrA gene encoding L-glyceraldehyde 3-phosphate reductase, producing the protein MTYLAAENRYDSIPYRRVGRSGLVLPALSLGLWHNFGDSTPIDTQRSLLRTAFDLGINHFDLANNYGPPYGSAEINFGRLLREDFKQYRDELIISSKAGWDMWPGPYGQGGGSRKYVLASLDQSLQRLGLDYVDIFYSHRFDPDTPLEETASALATAVQQGKALYIGISSYSGVKTREIAALLKEWKVPLLIHQPAYNLLNRWVEKDLLDTTDELGAGVIAFTPLAQGLLTDKYLNGIPEDARVNRPGGGSLQTSHLSEANLAHVRALNEIAKRRGQSLAQLALAWTLRDPRVTSALIGASRPEQIVENVGALRNLNFSAEELAEIDRFAREGGINLWEKPSTAE; encoded by the coding sequence ATGACTTACCTTGCTGCCGAAAACCGCTACGACTCCATTCCCTACCGCCGCGTCGGACGCAGCGGCCTGGTGCTGCCGGCGCTGTCCCTGGGCCTGTGGCACAACTTCGGCGACAGCACGCCGATCGACACCCAGCGTTCGTTGCTGCGCACCGCCTTCGACCTGGGCATCAACCACTTCGACCTGGCCAACAACTACGGCCCGCCCTACGGCAGCGCCGAGATCAACTTCGGTCGCCTGCTGCGGGAGGACTTCAAGCAGTATCGCGACGAGCTGATCATCTCCAGCAAGGCCGGCTGGGATATGTGGCCCGGTCCCTACGGCCAGGGCGGGGGCTCGCGCAAATACGTGCTGGCCAGCCTCGACCAGAGCCTGCAGCGCCTGGGGCTCGACTATGTGGATATCTTCTATTCCCACCGCTTCGACCCGGACACCCCGCTGGAAGAAACCGCTAGCGCCCTGGCCACCGCGGTGCAGCAGGGCAAGGCGCTGTACATCGGTATCTCGTCCTATTCCGGGGTGAAAACCCGCGAGATCGCGGCCTTGCTCAAGGAGTGGAAAGTGCCGCTGCTGATCCACCAGCCGGCCTATAACCTGCTCAACCGCTGGGTGGAAAAAGACCTGCTGGACACCACCGACGAACTCGGCGCCGGGGTGATCGCCTTCACGCCGTTGGCCCAGGGCCTGCTGACCGACAAGTACCTCAATGGCATTCCCGAGGACGCGCGGGTCAATCGCCCGGGCGGTGGTTCGCTGCAAACCTCGCACCTGTCCGAAGCCAACCTCGCCCATGTGCGCGCCCTCAACGAAATCGCCAAGCGTCGCGGCCAGAGCCTGGCGCAACTGGCCCTGGCCTGGACCTTGCGTGACCCACGAGTGACCTCGGCACTGATCGGCGCCAGCCGGCCGGAGCAGATCGTCGAGAACGTCGGCGCATTGCGGAACCTGAACTTCAGTGCGGAAGAACTGGCGGAGATCGATCGTTTCGCCCGGGAAGGCGGGATCAATCTGTGGGAGAAGCCTTCAACCGCCGAATAG
- a CDS encoding FitA-like ribbon-helix-helix domain-containing protein, with protein sequence MTIALYKLIGPIMSPLQKQAASHGYSIEEEVRQILLKVFPQETDIRNLGSRIRTRFGECNGVELELPSRNPTPDK encoded by the coding sequence ATGACCATTGCCCTATACAAGCTCATCGGCCCGATCATGTCGCCTCTGCAAAAACAGGCAGCATCCCACGGATATTCGATAGAAGAGGAAGTACGCCAGATACTGCTCAAGGTCTTCCCTCAAGAAACCGACATCCGGAATCTTGGCAGCCGAATCCGTACCCGCTTTGGCGAATGCAACGGGGTTGAACTTGAATTGCCAAGTCGCAACCCAACCCCTGACAAATAG
- the tauD gene encoding taurine dioxygenase, with protein MSLTITPLSSALGAQIGGVDLSQPLASEQRDAIEQALLQHQVLFFRDQPIDPQQQARFAANFGDLHIHPIYPNVPEQPEVLILDTAETDVRDNAIWHTDVTFLPTPALGAVLSAKLLPAYGGDTLWASGIAAYEALSEPMKKLLQGLTATHEFIKSFPLERFGNTPEDLARWEEAKRKNPPLSHPVIRTHPVSGRKSLFVNEGFTTRINELSDSESEVILKLLFAHATRPEFTIRWRWQTHDVAFWDNRVTQHYAVDDYRPQRRVMHRATILGDVPFFR; from the coding sequence ATGAGCCTGACCATCACCCCTTTAAGCTCCGCCCTGGGCGCCCAGATCGGTGGCGTCGACCTCAGCCAGCCACTGGCCAGCGAGCAGCGCGATGCCATCGAGCAGGCGCTGCTCCAGCATCAGGTGCTGTTCTTCCGCGACCAGCCGATCGACCCGCAGCAACAGGCGCGCTTCGCGGCGAACTTTGGCGACCTGCATATCCATCCGATCTACCCCAACGTGCCGGAACAGCCGGAGGTGCTGATCCTCGACACCGCGGAAACCGACGTGCGCGACAACGCCATCTGGCACACCGACGTGACCTTCCTGCCGACCCCGGCCCTGGGCGCCGTGCTCAGTGCCAAGCTGTTGCCGGCCTACGGCGGCGACACTCTGTGGGCGAGCGGCATCGCGGCCTATGAGGCACTCTCGGAGCCGATGAAGAAGCTGCTGCAAGGCCTGACCGCGACTCACGAGTTCATCAAGTCCTTCCCCCTGGAACGCTTCGGCAATACCCCGGAGGACCTGGCGCGCTGGGAAGAGGCCAAGCGGAAAAACCCGCCGCTGTCGCACCCGGTGATCCGCACCCACCCGGTCAGCGGGCGCAAGTCGCTGTTCGTCAACGAAGGCTTCACGACCAGGATCAACGAGCTGTCGGACAGCGAAAGCGAAGTCATCCTGAAACTGCTGTTCGCCCACGCCACCCGCCCGGAATTCACCATCCGCTGGCGCTGGCAGACCCACGACGTGGCCTTCTGGGACAACCGCGTGACCCAGCACTACGCGGTCGACGACTACCGCCCGCAACGCCGCGTGATGCACCGCGCGACGATTCTTGGGGATGTGCCGTTTTTTCGTTGA